A section of the Chryseobacterium ginsenosidimutans genome encodes:
- a CDS encoding SCO family protein has translation MSKSKNQSNTKSKVIIPIVIIALLFLGIGIGMGYFKKNLYTVMKVPDFALTDQNNKKITNKDMLGKVYLVEFFFSRCPTICPVMNTNMRAIEDEINNPDFGIISISIDPENDTPELLKAHAAGIGVKSPNWHFLTGNREYIGKIADQFNIYVGDKEDESENLNHSGMIALVDKDGNIRCRYNKENMPILYYSGLNYEDKEGKTPKLTGKYHPDREILIEDIQKLLNK, from the coding sequence ATGTCCAAAAGTAAAAATCAGAGTAATACAAAAAGTAAAGTAATTATTCCGATTGTGATTATTGCTTTATTGTTTTTGGGCATTGGTATCGGGATGGGTTATTTTAAAAAGAATCTTTATACCGTGATGAAAGTTCCGGATTTTGCACTTACAGATCAAAACAATAAGAAAATTACCAATAAAGATATGCTTGGAAAAGTATATCTGGTTGAATTTTTCTTCAGCAGATGTCCGACGATTTGTCCCGTAATGAATACCAATATGCGAGCAATTGAAGACGAAATCAACAATCCCGATTTTGGAATAATTTCCATAAGCATCGATCCGGAAAATGATACTCCGGAACTCCTGAAAGCGCATGCGGCAGGAATTGGGGTGAAATCTCCCAACTGGCATTTTCTCACAGGAAATAGAGAGTATATCGGGAAAATAGCCGATCAGTTTAATATTTATGTCGGTGATAAAGAAGACGAAAGCGAAAATCTCAACCACAGCGGAATGATAGCCCTTGTTGACAAAGATGGGAATATTCGTTGCAGATATAACAAAGAAAATATGCCGATTCTGTATTATTCAGGATTGAATTATGAAGATAAGGAAGGAAAGACTCCAAAGCTGACGGGAAAATACCATCCCGACAGAGAAATATTAATTGAGGATATCCAAAAATTATTAAATAAGTAA
- a CDS encoding superoxide dismutase produces the protein MKILKVAALSAVFAAQFAFGQFKQTALPYAYNALEGNIDAQTMEIHYSKHAAAYVANLNKAIAGTPQEKQTLFQIMSNVSKLSPAVRNNAGGHYNHELFWTVLTPEKNTQPSAKLAKAITETFGSMDAFKEKMAKAGVDRFGSGWAWLSVDKSGKLFVSSTPNQDNPLMDVVEEKGTPIFGIDVWEHAYYLKYQNKRADYLTAIWNVTNWKEISRRYEEATSKK, from the coding sequence ATGAAGATTTTGAAAGTAGCTGCTTTAAGTGCAGTATTTGCGGCGCAGTTTGCGTTTGGCCAGTTTAAACAAACGGCTCTGCCTTACGCTTACAATGCATTGGAAGGAAATATTGATGCGCAGACCATGGAAATTCACTATTCAAAACATGCAGCGGCGTATGTTGCTAATCTGAACAAAGCCATTGCAGGAACTCCACAGGAAAAACAGACGTTGTTTCAGATCATGTCCAATGTTTCAAAACTAAGTCCGGCAGTAAGAAATAATGCAGGTGGTCATTACAACCACGAATTATTCTGGACGGTTTTGACACCTGAAAAAAATACACAGCCATCAGCAAAATTAGCAAAAGCGATCACTGAAACTTTTGGAAGTATGGATGCTTTTAAAGAAAAAATGGCTAAAGCAGGAGTAGACCGTTTCGGTTCGGGATGGGCTTGGCTGTCTGTGGATAAAAGCGGGAAATTGTTCGTTTCTTCAACACCGAATCAGGATAATCCTTTGATGGATGTTGTGGAAGAAAAAGGAACTCCTATTTTCGGAATTGATGTTTGGGAACACGCTTATTACCTGAAATATCAGAACAAAAGAGCGGATTATTTAACGGCAATCTGGAACGTAACCAACTGGAAAGAAATCAGCAGAAGATACGAAGAAGCGACCAGCAAAAAATAA
- a CDS encoding YHS domain-containing protein has product MKSKIIITALLSVSLMACAQETPKVKHKKSTSSSKSNAKKAKFANAADPICHMPTEADMKDTVVYKNKTYGFCSVYCKDEFKENPEKYVQK; this is encoded by the coding sequence ATGAAATCAAAAATTATTATAACGGCATTATTGTCGGTTTCATTGATGGCTTGTGCCCAGGAAACGCCTAAAGTAAAGCATAAAAAAAGTACTTCATCTTCAAAATCTAATGCCAAAAAAGCAAAATTTGCCAATGCGGCAGACCCGATTTGTCATATGCCGACAGAGGCTGATATGAAAGATACGGTGGTGTATAAAAATAAAACGTATGGTTTTTGCAGTGTCTACTGTAAGGATGAATTCAAAGAAAATCCAGAGAAATATGTCCAAAAGTAA
- a CDS encoding MbnP family protein, producing the protein MKIYKFLSLILIAFTFFTFTSCRNSDEDDSSAVTTGNLQLKFENGFNNLGDIVLNQTVQTSSQGQKHQLSALKYVISNISLIDENGNEFKYNENNPDKGAFIIDQADAVAGIVYVNLNEVPKNNYKKIKLGLGISQNAYLLGQGGQAAFWDKAKQKGMSWSWAAGYVFVKLEGKYGTNSPSTEFMNHTGNMGNVVANGTPDLYREITLSLPTTARVTNQITPSIHILADFNQYLSGDTPLILNSTNDMMMGSSQHLVDVTNNLTKMFKVDHVHND; encoded by the coding sequence ATGAAAATTTATAAATTTTTATCATTAATCCTTATTGCCTTTACTTTTTTCACTTTTACGTCTTGCCGAAATAGCGATGAAGATGATTCATCAGCTGTAACAACCGGAAACCTTCAGCTCAAATTTGAAAACGGATTTAATAATCTCGGAGATATTGTTTTGAATCAGACTGTTCAAACCTCTTCTCAAGGACAAAAACATCAGTTGTCTGCTTTAAAATATGTTATCAGTAATATCAGTTTGATTGATGAAAACGGAAATGAATTCAAATACAATGAAAATAATCCTGATAAAGGAGCTTTTATCATAGACCAGGCAGATGCGGTTGCCGGCATTGTGTATGTTAATCTCAATGAAGTTCCAAAAAACAATTATAAAAAGATAAAATTAGGATTGGGAATCAGTCAGAACGCTTATCTGTTGGGACAAGGCGGACAGGCGGCATTTTGGGATAAAGCCAAACAGAAAGGAATGTCGTGGTCTTGGGCGGCAGGTTATGTTTTTGTAAAATTAGAAGGTAAATACGGAACCAATTCCCCAAGCACAGAATTCATGAATCATACCGGGAATATGGGAAATGTTGTAGCAAACGGAACTCCTGATCTTTACCGAGAAATTACGTTGAGTCTTCCGACAACTGCCAGAGTTACGAATCAAATTACACCTTCGATTCATATTTTGGCAGATTTTAATCAGTATTTAAGTGGCGATACACCGCTTATTTTGAATTCAACCAATGATATGATGATGGGTTCGAGTCAGCATTTGGTGGATGTGACGAATAACCTGACGAAAATGTTTAAAGTAGATCATGTGCATAATGATTAA